GTCACCCACTTGGAGTCAGCGCAAATTGGctgatttataaataaataaattcattttaacaTGTCATGTCAGTGTTGCTTGTTGGTTTCGCTTTGATGCATAtatatgtctctctctctctctctctctcgctctccaATTGATGATCCTTCTTCTTCACATCCCCACAATTGGAGCAGTACTTGTGGGTTGTCAATTGACAGAGTTAGGTAATATTCATCGCCGTACAATCAGCTGCTGGTTTTCTGCAAccacatacatttatatatatatatggacctGTCTTAAGATCCCATTTTAGAAGAAGACGGATgatcaattatttatatatatatatataaaggcaaTCGTTAGTAAGTAACATATGGTCTTATATTTGCTTATTTTTACAAACTTATATCATTTATAGTAAAAATCATCATATGacccaaaagaaagaaatattaaagCCACagaacatttttattaattctttaCGGTGACAATTAAGTGttaaaaaacaatataaaaatctATCTATCTAATGGCAGGTTCCCACtaaaaagatgaaagaaataTTCTCATTGAAATTCGaacatcaaattatttaatttccaagGAAGATATTTTTCGTTGTCGGCAGTGGCACTAAAAAAATCCACCATCACCAATGCCATAGCCATTGCCAATGACAATGGAACCTCTCCAATGAGCttgcatttaaaaataaataaataaataaatttttagaattggAGCGTGCAATACACACCCGGTGAGGGAGAGTGGCGGTGACGCGTGCTTACCAGCAATTTGGATATTTGCATCCACACACGGGTTTCCGGACCGGACCGGACCGTGTGGGACCCGAAACAATTTGTTTTTATCGATGCATTGCATCAAGAACTCTCCCGAACTTAGTGGCCTCTTCCACATGCAAATTGATCACAAACCATTCAAAGTCTTTCTAATTTGCTATCCTATTAATCATAACCATCGTCACGTCACCCCttagatataaataaatataaatatcttataattattattattattattaaacaaaaCTGGACTTCATGTCAGAACCCATCCCTTCTCTTAACCAAATCTGACATTGAAacctaaaattattataagagtAATTAAGATggtaatattattataataataataataataatacaaatgacATGAAGACGGTGAaatttgcatattttattattagggGATACTGTACTGTACTGTATCACCCTGTTCTGTTGTTTCCTCCTATTACTTTAGTAGtctaattaaaattctatttataaaaattttagtccCATAAGAAAATCACCAAAAACAGTTTTATAATTAAAGATttgttaacattttatatttatttttagaaatataaaatataaggctgcgttctctttgcttttcaattttcagttttgagttttgaattcattttcagttttctgttttgataatctatttttagaaaattaaaaacgcattctctttgaaattttgaaaatatttttttaatgatattttattcaataaatttgattattaagtaaattataaatatttaatgttaatatattattaaaaaatatatacatattaaagttaatgaattttgtaatattttttttcattacaataataaaatatgaataaataaataaatagatgtattttgagtttagattttgttttggatgaaaacactcaaaacaactttttgttattttgagttttctttataatttttttttgttttcaaaaatacatttttaaaaacagcaaagagaacgcattttaattattttagaaaattgaaaactaaaaatgacttgaaaacagaaaagagaacgcaacttaatattttaaattcataatctattttttttattttttaataaaaatttataattaaaaagcaaaaaaatatttattgcaATGGAACCcgcctttaatttttttttatttgcagaAATAGAATATTGGCGGCGGAGGTACCTAGGTACAAAGTACACACAGTGTGGAGCTCATTTCACTTTTGACTTCCAACGCGCCTCGCAGCACGAAAGTCCTCGTAATGTAATACGTACGTACGTCAAACTTTTACCTTAAAATTGgcaaaatatggaaaattatCTGCCAGAGGAGAGGAGCGCCCATTTCAagatacataaaataaataaatactaaaatgTCAGACTTTGTCATCGCTTCCCTTGTATTCATTAATCATTACTTACTCCTTATTTAAACCCTTAAACAAGGAATGAGCTTCAGCTTCCCAGCTTATttgtaatatattaaattatattagatGTCTAAAGCCTAAAACATAAGGTAATGGTTATACTTTGTTTTTAAGTAAactaataatatttatacttttgcaaataaattatatttatttttgaaatatgatgTTAAAGTACTGTTTTTAAGTAAAGAcgttatatttattatattttattctcaaattttaaataattaattaaatatttaaaaataattaacgtAATGATTCAAGgtttacattatttattttaaattgtgaAAGCCTGCAGAAAGGCTATGAACTAAAAAATGAACATTGAAATGGATGATTTCTCTCTTTGTCCCCTGGCCccacttctcttcttccttcagGTTGACATAACCTAACCTCCTTCACATTTATTAGTATGGATTACATTTTAGTataatagatttatttataattattttttttaaataacatttcattATGAACGCTCTCATCAACTGATCATAGAGTGCGGTAAAAAAGGTAAATTAAAAGATTTGGTGACCCTAAATTTCGATCCCAAAGTAATATTCTAATTAGAGCAGACTCTAAATAGGATCATCAGGACCACCAAATTATATCCCTGAGGGATAATtaagctttttttcttttttattctataGATGTCTCATATCTTAGAcattgaaattaaatattaaatttttaaaaaaaattgtacatctagacaaaaaaataaataaataataaaatttatgagcACTCTCTTAAGGGGTAATGcatacttttatatttattatattttatttttaatatcttaaaatatttctttattaattagtagtagatatattttattttttaaaaaatcatatttattacaCTTCCAACTAATAACTATGAAGCACTGCTTAACAGTTAACATGATTgatgattcaaaataattaaatatatatatatataattattcagataagattttactatttttaatcgtattttaattatttgtgttATCCAATAAAAAAGAAGTGCGTCCAAATTCACCGCATTTTTTACGAATTTAAGCAAAGGTTGTATGGGCATTTTAGGCACGATATGATTTAACCGTACATAGACGACAGATGTGGACAAAATAAGGGCACAATGGTAAATTCACCGACTCCCAACTGTAAATGGATATCCAAAATGGTTGAGGGGATAATACTGGAAGCAAAAGCCtgcctaaataaataaaggcagtgaaccaaaccaaaccaaagaTCATACCATACGAATgaattcatacatatatatataaatataaatataaatcatgtaattaaataattattgataatAGAAGTGCGAATATTATATATCTCTGGCGATGAGGTTGGTCCTGGTGGTGAAGCTACTAGTAGCTATGGCGGTGCCCTTTGGAGCCTTCTGAGTCAACTCTGTTCAAGAACCGAAGCCAACGCGTTCTCCGGTGATCCCTAACTGTTCGCCGCGCGGCAGCGGCGTCGATACTAGTTTTTTTTCGCAGTTGAAGTCCAGGGAGTTCGGTAACGGAGTTGCGATCATGAACGGATTCAACAGTGTTGAGGCGGAGTACATACGGATGCACCACAGGCACCATCCGGCGGAGAATCAATGCAGCTCGGCTCTCGTGAAGCACATCAAAGCCCCTGTTCATCTCGTATGGTTCCTCTCTGCTTGTATCTCTGTGTTTTTCTTTATCTGTGAAGGCATTTTGCTCTATGGACCGATCGTTTGGCACTTAATCTTGTTTGGATTTGATTGGAGGTTTATATTTACGAATTCTCGGATCCTtacccaaaaataataaaagaaaaagaattctCGGTTCctgtttttcctagcttgtaatTGCTGGAAGGGTATTGGTTATAATTGTGATTCTTCTGTATTACTTTGGTTGATTTGTTGTTAAATCGACTTTGTTTGTCCGCTGATCAGTTCGGTTGCCGAGAAAATGGAGAACTTACTCCAGGAAAATGTTTTGTTTTCGTTTGCATTCCTTCTCTCATAAGCACAAGGTTTGGTTGTTCTAGATTTAGCCGAATGGAGAAAACTGTTCTCCCGTgtcaaaaagaagaagattgttttcttttattacctTATTTTAGCACTATACAAAGCCAATTTTTCTAAGTGTGATTTCAATAGATTTTGTTTTCTGGTAATTTTTGAAGAATGGAAGCAGAATCCAATCGTGAGAAATACAGCTGAAGGGAAAACATTGTTGTTTTCTCTGTAAAATGATGGATTTTTTGTTGATTTGAGGCTTCGATAAAAGCTGATATTTCAAACTGtgttatttctctctctctctctctctcgttggtAGGTGTCTTAGGAGGGCTTTTTATTGGTTGGTTGAGAAATTTTCCTTCCTTGAAAAGAGAGTTAAAACGTTTTCCTCGATTTGGATATTTGCAGCTTGGGTAATGATAAGGTTTCAAATATATCAGGAAGTAGCAATGTTCGTCACTTTCTTATCATTCTACTTGCATTAATCCCGTGTTGCATGTTTGAGCACTTAGTTTGATGGCAGTTCAATTAACTTACGTGTTTACTGTGCATTGAGTTCCTTGTTTTCGAGATTGTTCAATTACTGATCAAAAGGTTttgccttttttatttttcccccATCAGGTATGGTCCTTGGTGAGGAGATTTGATCAACCACAAAAGTACAAGCCATTTGTCAGCAGGTGTGTTGTGCGGGGAAACCTTCAAATTGGAAGTCTTAGAGAAGTTGATGTTAAGTCAGGGCTTCCTGCCACTACTAGCACAGAGAGACTGGAACATCTTGATGATGAGGAGCATGTCCTTAGTGTCAGGATTGTTGGGGGTGATCACAGACTCAGGGTATGGAAAGTTGAAAATTATGTGTTCCATTTGGGGTCTGGTACCTCACATGTTttcctttagttttttttttttaatatatctaaTTTTGGTAGGACAAACTACAAAGTGACCCATCCACTGATTTTTGGCTACATATAAGCAGAAAAAAGAATTTGCTTAAGTTGTGAGTTATATATGAGTTGCCTAGTTCTAATTAAAggcataaaaacaaaaatggaaaaagattATGTAGTTGGTTGAAGatgaatttagtttttgacaAGTAAGAAATCATGATTTATGTTGCAACCTTTCTGACTCTGAATACAATCTGATCCATGCCTTTcaattttttgatgattttgtatgaatatttacatttctttataTTACAGTGGTAACAAATGATGTTGGATTGAATATTTTAAGTTCTGAACTATAGTATCTgttaagaaatatattttcttgatCTTATTCAGAATATTAATACCTCCTGTCAGCATAGTGTAGCACCGTGAGTTTAATTAGAGGTCATGATAACTGAACCTGGACGACATGAATCCTTCTAATTTATGAATTCTGCCTCCTTATTGGATTCCTCCTTCCTTCCTCTTAATGTTCAAGGTCAGAAATGCTCTCTGCTCCTGATGGTTTGTGTTCCATAATGCAGGTAGgattatttgagttttcttaTATAATTCATTACAGAATCAGCTTTCAGGTCATAGTTTGAACTACTGAAGTTTGCCTGATGGCCTAGGCTCCTCTAGCAGCAGGTGGAAACTAATTTGACGAGTAGAAAAGAACATCCAATTATGTGAAAGTTGGGAACTAATTTGATGAGTGCATATTGAAGATGGCTATGATGCACGGAAACTTCTCAGGGGTGTTGTTACAGCATTTCCGAAACATTTCCGTTTTCGAAAGGCCAAAAAATGTTTCTGGGCTGCTTTTGCAATTTTAGAAAGTTTTCATGGTCGTTTtgtaatataagaaaaatatcaaaaatgtgTTTTCGATTTGGAAACTCATTTCCATTAACGAGATAAAATTTTGTTCGTCTCttgactcaaaatttttaattttttctagaatttgtttgaatgtattatggaatttatgtttatttttagattgaataactattttttataattttttatattaaaaattatattttcaaaaatgtcctTATATTTGTTTATGTATGTGTTTCTGTTTGACTACATTATAGAATTTGTTTTTCTCGTGTTTccgttttcttttttttttgaaaaatgacgTTTTTTCGTTTCTACAAGATAGGAAGATGGTATTAGCTTTTATGGTTCACTTTCATTAGCATTCATTTGTAGCACATGATTGGTTTGTAGGATTTCACTTTTGTTATTAATCAGGTgaaaggaaaatatatatataaagaatccTTCATGACATGGATAAGGTTGACTTGTGTGTGAATGTGGAATCTAACAATGTCTGCAGCCTTTCAACTAAATGTGCTTCCTGTATGCCATGTTACACCAGAATAGATGTATATTAAAATGCAACTTTTTAAGCTAAATGAAGTAAGCTGAAGTTTACTTTTGAAGGCATGATTTCCTTTGATGAAATAGTTACATGAATAATGGATTTACTATACATCATCATGGATCTGCTGCTCTCTAAGTTACCTTTGCAGCTGAATAGGATGGATGATCCTGAATTTGCTATTTGGTTAGATGCACATTGTGTTGCTGTCATGTAATCTCTATAAATTACCAGCTTGATGATATTTATTCTTCTCCAtgttcaagttttttttttaaacattttcagAACTACTCTTCCACCATTTCTGTCCATCCAGAAGTCATTGATGGAAGACCAGGGACTCTGGTAATAGAGTCCTTTGTAGTCGATGTGCCTGATGGGAACACCAAGGATGAGACCTGTTACTTTGTAGAAGCCTTAATCAAATGCAATCTCAAATCACTTGCTGACGTGTCAGTGCGGCTGGCTGTACAAGGCAGGACTGAACCCATAGATCGGATGTAGATGGGGCGGGGACATGTGGAGGAGGCTATTGTTACCATGGATGAAGTTTCTCCTTGGCTTTTGATTCCTAGAGGCTAAGGTGGCAGACAGGTAGTGGCTTCTATTTGTATTTGAGATACTTTTGGattccttcctcttttcttcccCATGTTTAAAGTTATGCTTCCAGTAAGTAGCTTAAGGACCACAGCTTCATAGAAAGTTTCTCGACCCTGCTACTACGGATGAAAGGCGAAACCAAAGATTAGACTATCTTTCCATCTTATCTTTTTACTGGATTTTGGTCATCCATGGAGGTATGCCACACTTTATTAGTGTACATATGTGTTGTAGAAAGAGTTGGTGTTCGTtgacttttttttcttccatgtAGCTTCTGTCAAGAGTTCGATTACCTGTAGGCTAGTTTGCATGTCATTATAGAGCCAAGAAGCTTGTTTTTCGTATACAATGGTTGTGTGATAATTCTCTCTC
This genomic stretch from Diospyros lotus cultivar Yz01 chromosome 1, ASM1463336v1, whole genome shotgun sequence harbors:
- the LOC127792481 gene encoding abscisic acid receptor PYL3; protein product: MNGFNSVEAEYIRMHHRHHPAENQCSSALVKHIKAPVHLVWSLVRRFDQPQKYKPFVSRCVVRGNLQIGSLREVDVKSGLPATTSTERLEHLDDEEHVLSVRIVGGDHRLRNYSSTISVHPEVIDGRPGTLVIESFVVDVPDGNTKDETCYFVEALIKCNLKSLADVSVRLAVQGRTEPIDRM